One part of the Aricia agestis chromosome Z, ilAriAges1.1, whole genome shotgun sequence genome encodes these proteins:
- the LOC121738620 gene encoding uncharacterized protein LOC121738620, translated as MKYCLVFVLLHVAFGGKVKVLMHSDEDDSRIDDDDSYTITKRTDATLMPFVKKYRKHVDENDEDEKVTEKSHLHPNDLFFPLIYMQNHINSMFKFGEIWYTWSIDERKDGSKVTNYYACYDEPRHCDETGWDRVNSPPKCAFQIDSLMGEDRACVNTFGIEPHNNGNCDSGEPIKVNDIVKSCGARIRSLWRFVRAGRRPSSAAKPADINSLVCEDEKECHIAIEYKIHHDRITFSLSEPNRGQTFKSALIRDVPLDDDKITPIPGHRHPRVIKKLYKESYPRPNKKYHKKNAEGKGVVKEEKESFPKVNEHRNKIKVRDDVYSDEGQY; from the exons ATGAAGTATTGTTTAGTTTTTGTATTATTGCATGTAGCTTTTGGAGGCAAAGTCAAAGTGTTGATGCATTCCGACGAGGATGACTCGAGAATTGATGACGATGACTCCTATACCATCACAAAGAGGACTGACGCGACATTGATGCCCTTTGTGAAGAAATATCGCAAACATGTCGATGAAAATGATGAGGACGAAAAAGTAACTGAAAAAAGTCATCTACATCCAAACGATTTGTTCTTTCCGTTGATTTACATGCAAAATCATATCAACAGTATGTTCAAATTCGGTGAGATTTGGTACACTTGGTCGATAGACGAGCGCAAAGACGGTTCTAAGGTAACCAACTACTACGCTTGCTATGACGAACCGAGGCATTGCGACGAAACTGGATGG GATCGCGTGAATTCGCCCCCGAAGTGCGCTTTCCAAATCGACTCTCTGATGGGGGAGGACCGCGCGTGCGTCAACACCTTCGGCATCGAACCCCACAACAACGGCAACTGTGACTCTGGCGAACCTATCAAG GTGAACGACATAGTGAAATCATGCGGTGCGCGTATCCGCTCGCTGTGGCGTTTTGTTCGCGCGGGCAGACGGCCGTCCAGCGCCGCCAAGCCCGCAGACATCAACTCGCTGGTCTGTGAGGACGAAAAGGAGTGCCACATCGCTATTGAATATAAG ATTCATCACGACAGAATTACCTTCTCACTGAGCGAGCCAAACCGCGGACAAACTTTCAAAAGCGCCTTGATACGGGACGTGCCGCTAGACGACGACAAAATAACGCCAATACCCGGCCACCGACATCCACGTGTCATCAAAAAACTCTACAAGGAATCATACCCGAGACCCAACAAAAAATATCATAAgaaaaacgccgaaggcaagggTGTCGTGAAGGAAGAAAAAGAATCATTTCCAAAAGTTAACGAGCACAGGAACAAAATAAAAGTGAGGGATGACGTGTATTCCGATGAAGGACAGTACTGA